A portion of the Bacteroidales bacterium genome contains these proteins:
- a CDS encoding aminodeoxychorismate/anthranilate synthase component II: MKILVLDNYDSFTYNLVHMVNDLGYTDVDVIRNDRISLEEVDRYDKIILSPGPGIPSEAGIMLDLIRKYAPTKSILGICLGEQAIGEAFGAGLENLSVVYHGVESSVVIKEEDVLFLGLEGHFKAGRYHSWIVSEENFPEELCITAMDSEGQIMAISHKEYDVRGVQFHPESVLTPEGKKMMCNWLKS; encoded by the coding sequence ATGAAAATATTAGTTTTGGATAATTACGATTCATTCACTTATAATCTGGTACATATGGTGAATGACCTGGGATATACGGATGTGGATGTGATCCGGAATGACCGGATTTCATTGGAAGAAGTGGATCGTTATGATAAAATCATCCTTTCTCCCGGTCCGGGAATTCCCTCCGAAGCCGGGATCATGCTCGACCTGATACGGAAATATGCTCCTACCAAGAGTATTCTGGGGATCTGTCTGGGTGAACAGGCCATAGGTGAGGCATTCGGTGCCGGATTGGAAAACCTTTCCGTAGTATACCACGGTGTGGAAAGTTCTGTGGTCATCAAAGAAGAGGATGTCCTGTTTTTGGGACTTGAAGGTCATTTCAAGGCGGGACGGTATCACTCATGGATAGTCAGCGAAGAGAATTTTCCGGAAGAACTTTGTATTACCGCGATGGACAGTGAAGGCCAGATCATGGCTATCAGCCATAAAGAGTATGATGTACGCGGAGTACAATTCCATCCCGAATCGGTGCTTACTCCGGAAGGGAAAAAGATGATGTGTAACTGGTTAAAATCATAA
- the trpD gene encoding anthranilate phosphoribosyltransferase, producing the protein MKKLLYRLFEHQNLDRNESREVLIRMVHGEYNESQIAAFITVYLMRSITIDELSGFRDALLEMRVPVDLSEYNAIDIVGTGGDNKNTFNISTAACFTVAGAGYHVIKHGNYGSTSVSGASNVIEQHGVKFTQDVDVMRRSLDACNIAYLHAQFFNPALKIVAPVRRDLGVRTFFNMLGPLVNPTLPRRQMLGVYNLKLARLYYYLYQQTGINFTIVNSLDGYDEISLTSDFKVFSNAEETIYSPEHFGFVRAKEKDLYGGETVEEASGIFDRVLSDRATTPQKNAVVANAAFAIRTIDPSLSLEDAIKQAYESIESQKALQAFKKFVEINS; encoded by the coding sequence ATGAAGAAATTATTATACAGGCTTTTCGAACACCAGAACCTGGACCGCAACGAATCGCGCGAGGTACTCATCCGTATGGTTCACGGCGAATATAATGAAAGTCAGATAGCTGCTTTTATCACGGTTTATCTGATGCGCAGCATTACGATCGATGAATTGTCCGGTTTCCGTGATGCATTGCTCGAAATGCGTGTTCCGGTTGACTTGTCGGAATACAATGCGATAGATATTGTCGGTACGGGCGGAGACAACAAGAATACGTTCAATATTTCCACGGCAGCTTGTTTTACAGTTGCCGGAGCTGGTTATCATGTGATAAAACATGGAAATTACGGATCGACCTCTGTGAGCGGGGCATCTAATGTAATTGAACAGCATGGGGTAAAATTCACACAGGATGTGGATGTGATGCGTCGTTCGCTGGATGCATGTAATATTGCTTACCTGCATGCGCAGTTTTTCAATCCGGCCCTTAAAATTGTTGCCCCGGTACGCCGCGACCTGGGCGTAAGGACATTCTTTAACATGCTGGGGCCACTTGTCAATCCTACATTACCCCGTCGGCAAATGCTCGGTGTATATAATTTAAAGCTCGCCCGACTTTATTACTATCTTTATCAGCAGACGGGTATAAACTTTACGATCGTCAATTCCCTTGACGGATATGATGAAATATCATTGACCTCCGATTTCAAAGTGTTTTCAAATGCTGAAGAGACGATTTATTCCCCTGAACATTTTGGATTTGTGCGGGCAAAAGAAAAAGATCTTTATGGTGGTGAAACAGTGGAAGAAGCATCGGGCATATTCGACCGTGTTCTCTCAGATAGAGCCACCACTCCTCAGAAAAATGCAGTAGTTGCCAATGCGGCATTTGCTATACGTACGATTGATCCGTCTTTGTCTTTAGAAGATGCAATAAAACAGGCGTATGAGTCAATTGAGAGTCAAAAGGCATTGCAGGCATTTAAAAAATTTGTCGAAATAAATTCTTAA